The Enterobacter mori genomic interval AGCGGTAGCAGCGCGATCAGTTGTTGTGGAGTTATTGTCATGGCGAATTACGGCCTTGTAGTAGAAGCAGAATTAACAAACCACTGCTGGATGTTGCCCATCGCGCTATGCGAGGTATCCAGAATCGGCTGCGGATAGAAGCCCAACAGCACCAGCAGTACGACCAGCAGCAGGATGATGAACAGCTCACGCAGCGACATCCCCGGCAGTTCTTGTGCAGCAATTTCGCTCTTCGCTTTACCGAAGTAAGCGCGGTGCAGCATCGCCAGCGAGTACACGGAAGCGAATACCAGACCAAAAGTGGAGATGACGGTAATCATTGGAACCACTTTGAAGCTGCCGAACAGAATCATAAATTCGCCGACGAAGTTACCGGTGCCCGGCATACCCAGGGTGGCAACCGCGAAGAACATGGAGAGCGCAGGCAGCCATTTCATTTTGCCCCACAGACCGCCCATCATACGCATGTCGCGGGTGTGCAGACGTTCGTACAGCTGGCCGCACAGGATGAAGAGACCCGCGGCGGACAGGCCGTGCGCAATCATCTGGATCACCGCCCCCTGGTACGCCAGCTGGCTGCCGGTGTAGATGGCAATCAGCACGAAGCCCATGTGGGAAACGGAGGTATAGGCAATCAGACGCTTGATGTCGTACTGCGTGAAGGCCATCCACGCACCGTAGAAGATACCGATCACGCCAAGCCACATGGCAATCGGTGCGAATTCTGCGGAGGCATTCGGGAACAGCGGCAGTGCGAAACGCAGCAGACCGTAGGCCGCCGTTTTCAGCAAGATGCCCGCCAGGTCAACGGAACCCGCCGTTGGCGCCTGAGAGTGCGCGTCTGGCAGCCAGCCGTGCAGCGGAACCACCGGCATTTTCACCGCGAAGGCGATGAAGAAGCCCAGCATCAGCAGGTATTCCACGCCGTGAGACATCGGGGTCTTCAGCAGCTCTTCATAGTTGAAGGTCCAAACACCGGTCGCGTTGTAATGCACGAATACCAGCGCCAGAATGGCAATCAGCATCACCAGACCGCTCGCCTGGGTGTAGATGAAGAATTTGGTTGCCGCCGTGATACGCGTTTTACCGTCGGACGCCTTATGGCCCCACAGCGCGATCAGGAAGTACATCGGCACCAGCATCATCTCCCAGAAGAAGAAGAACAGGAACATGTCGATGGCAAGGAATACGCCGATCACGCCGCCCAGGATCCACATCAGGTTCAGGTGGAAGAAGCCCTGGTATTTTTCGATTTCTCGCCAGGAGCAAAGTACCGCCAGAACGCCGAGCAGACCGGTCAGCACCACCATCAGCAGCGACAGACCATCAATCGCCAGGTGGATCGTAATGCCGAAACGTGGGATCCACGGCAGGATAAACTCAGACTGCCACTGCGGAATGCCCGCAGACTGGGTCAGTGAGTAACCGCCCTGCAACCAGAGTTGCAGGCCAAGCGCGAGCGTCAATCCCATGGTGATCAGCGCGATCCAGCGCGGCATCTTCACGCCAAAGCGTTCAGTCTGCCAGCACAGGAAGCCGCCGATGAAGGGAATTAATATTAGCCAGGGTAGTAACATGGCGATTTTTATTCCTTGTTAAAGTCCCTAAGGGACCGATTTTCAACGAATTCGACTACATTCACGTTTGAGTGCGGTCTGTTGTGTCGGGTGGCGCTATCGCTTACCCGACCTACGGTCTCGTAGGCCCGGTAAGCGCAGCGCCACCGGGCAAAACCGCAATCTCAAATCAAATCAACGCAACACCATCAGCAGCGCCAGCACGACAACCGCACCGATGCTCATGGACGCCACATACCAGCGCAGGTAACCGTTCTCGCTGTACAGCAGGCCTTTACCTGCAAAGCGGGAGAGGATCGCCGGGATATTCATCATGCTGTTCATCGGGTCGCGCTTCAGCAGCCACGCAATGCCCAGGAACGGCTTGACGAAAATCATGTCGTACAGCCAGTCGAAGCCCCACGCGTTGTACCACCAGGTGCCCAGCAGGCGGCCCGGCGCACTGTTGGCAACGGCAGTTACCAGCGTACGTTTACCCAGCCACAG includes:
- the nuoM gene encoding NADH-quinone oxidoreductase subunit M: MLLPWLILIPFIGGFLCWQTERFGVKMPRWIALITMGLTLALGLQLWLQGGYSLTQSAGIPQWQSEFILPWIPRFGITIHLAIDGLSLLMVVLTGLLGVLAVLCSWREIEKYQGFFHLNLMWILGGVIGVFLAIDMFLFFFFWEMMLVPMYFLIALWGHKASDGKTRITAATKFFIYTQASGLVMLIAILALVFVHYNATGVWTFNYEELLKTPMSHGVEYLLMLGFFIAFAVKMPVVPLHGWLPDAHSQAPTAGSVDLAGILLKTAAYGLLRFALPLFPNASAEFAPIAMWLGVIGIFYGAWMAFTQYDIKRLIAYTSVSHMGFVLIAIYTGSQLAYQGAVIQMIAHGLSAAGLFILCGQLYERLHTRDMRMMGGLWGKMKWLPALSMFFAVATLGMPGTGNFVGEFMILFGSFKVVPMITVISTFGLVFASVYSLAMLHRAYFGKAKSEIAAQELPGMSLRELFIILLLVVLLVLLGFYPQPILDTSHSAMGNIQQWFVNSASTTRP